Proteins encoded by one window of Salvia splendens isolate huo1 chromosome 7, SspV2, whole genome shotgun sequence:
- the LOC121810430 gene encoding uncharacterized protein LOC121810430: MEQNLPIIAKKLLKIVKVVYFMLRKGISKGKLLADLSMLMKRGKIAGKAAIHSLMPHHHRPSTSDRHLEYEFSWAKTSAHKRKQCRPTEEELMKAAVEMFHSATASPALPGFGPSPMVRQLRITDSPFPLRNDEEDNHVDEAAEEFITRFYKDLGQQNSLLFLKIL, encoded by the coding sequence ATGGAGCAAAATCTACCAATCATAGCAAAGAAATTgttgaaaatagtaaaagtggTATATTTCATGCTGAGAAAAGGCATTTCAAAGGGGAAGCTATTAGCTGATCTCAGCATGCTGATGAAGCGCGGCAAGATCGCCGGCAAAGCCGCCATCCACAGCCTCATGCCCCACCACCACCGCCCTTCTACCTCGGATCGCCACCTAGAATACGAGTTCAGCTGGGCCAAAACCTCCGCGCACAAGCGGAAGCAGTGCCGCCCCACCGAGGAAGAGCTAATGAAGGCCGCGGTCGAGATGTTCCACAGCGCCACTGCCTCGCCGGCTCTTCCGGGCTTCGGCCCGAGCCCGATGGTGAGGCAGCTGAGGATAACTGACTCACCGTTTCCGTTGAGAAACGATGAAGAAGATAATCACGTAGATGAAGCTGCTGAAGAGTTTATCACAAGATTTTATAAGGATTTGGGGCAGCAAAATTCTCTCTTATTCCttaaaattttgtga